Within the Candidatus Deferrimicrobiaceae bacterium genome, the region CCACGATCCGGGCCCGGTGGGGCAGCAATTCATCCCGCATTCCCTCGAACAGCCGGTCGTAGCTTCCCACGGGGAAGGCGGCCGGGAGCCCCAACGAAACCAGTGCATACGTGGGCCTTCCCCCCATGGCGGCGATGTCGCTCAAGTTCACCGCCATGGCGCGGCGCCCCAACTGGTAGGGGGTGATCTGCTCGAACCGGAAATGACGGCCTTCCACCTGGATATCGCATGTCAAAAGCAACGCCCGCCGTCTATCCATCCGGATCACCGCGGTATCGTCGCCGATGTCGACCAGGAGATCCTTGTTCCCGGAAGCGGGAAGAATGTCTCTGATCCTGTCGATCAGGGTGAACTCCCCCATCTCTCCCACGCGTTTGCGGCCTCTGGGAGGAGCCCGTCTCATGCGCCGCCCAGCACGGATTTCAGCTGTCTTGCCGCCTGTGCGATATCGTCCGCCGCGACGATCGCGGAGATCACCGCCACGGCAGTTGCTCCCGCTTCCCGAACCCGCCGGGCATTTTCCGCCTTGATCCCCCCGATCGCAACGATGGGGAGCCGGGAAACCCCGCGGATCCGCGCGATCTGTTCCAGGCCCTGGGGCTCTCCGGCATCCGACTTGGTCCCCCGGGCCTCGAACACCGGGCCCACCCCGAGATAATCCGCGCCGTCCTTTTCCGCCAGGAGAGCTTCCTCTCCCGTCTCCGCCGTGACCCCCAGGATCTTGCCCGGTCCCAGGATCCTGCGCACCACGGAGGCGGGCAGGTCGCTCTGGCCGACATGGACCCCGTCGGCGTCGACGGCCAGTGCGATATCGAGGCGGTCGTTCACGATCAAAGGGACCCTCGCATTGCGGGTAAGCTTCCGCAGAGCGAGCGCGACCTGGTAAAGCGCTCCGCCGGAGGCGGTTTTGTCGCGCAGCTGGATGACATCGGCCCCGCCCCGGATCGCCGCTTCCGCCACCTCGAGGTGGGACCGCCCGCGGGAAAGCTGCGCGTCCGTGATGAGATAGAGCCGCCAACGGTCGATCGAGATCCTGTCGGTCATCGCGGGAACCTCCCCGGCTTAGGAAGAGATCTCGGCGGGCCATTCCTCTTTTTTCCAGCTCATGTCGAAAAACAGGTATTCGAACCGGGTGCTCGATTCGTAAAGCTCATACCAGCCGGTTTTCCGCCGCGCGGAGGAATCGCTTGCCTGTTCGTCCATTTTTTCGATGAGCCCGTCGGCAAAAACACGAAACTCCCGGGAGGAATAGGTCCGGATCCAATCCCGGTAATGGGGGATGTCCGGGAGCCCCTGCGATGCGAGCCTCTGCGCGATCTCCACGTAGCCGCAGGCACAGGGGATCAAGACCGCCAGGATGTCGGACAGGTCGCCTTCGTAGCAGGTCCGCACCAGCAAACCGGTATAGGCGGATGTGATCATCGCCTTGCGGGTCCTGGCAAGCTCTTCCGCCGGGATTCCGAAATCGGCGCAGATTTT harbors:
- the thiE gene encoding thiamine phosphate synthase, which codes for MTDRISIDRWRLYLITDAQLSRGRSHLEVAEAAIRGGADVIQLRDKTASGGALYQVALALRKLTRNARVPLIVNDRLDIALAVDADGVHVGQSDLPASVVRRILGPGKILGVTAETGEEALLAEKDGADYLGVGPVFEARGTKSDAGEPQGLEQIARIRGVSRLPIVAIGGIKAENARRVREAGATAVAVISAIVAADDIAQAARQLKSVLGGA
- the tenA gene encoding thiaminase II; translated protein: MANASFSREMRQRADPLWRAIFEHPFVRGIGDGSLSRDRFEFYLKQDYAYLIDFSRVFALASAKSRVLEEMGTFATLLHATLNTEMELHRKICADFGIPAEELARTRKAMITSAYTGLLVRTCYEGDLSDILAVLIPCACGYVEIAQRLASQGLPDIPHYRDWIRTYSSREFRVFADGLIEKMDEQASDSSARRKTGWYELYESSTRFEYLFFDMSWKKEEWPAEISS